GGACTTCGACCCTGACGTGGTGAACGAATTGTATGTGCCCTCGACACGCGAGAACGTACGCACGTCGGTGTTCCGGACTACGAATCCGTGGATAGCCGAGGATACGGCTGAAGAGTACGTCACCCGATACAGTAGTCGGTGGCAAATAGAGTCCGAATATCAGGTTGTCCGCCAGGAGTTCTGGCCCGATATTCGAACCCACCGCTATGCGAGTCGGCTGTTTTACTTCGCCTTCGGATGTGCCATGCAGAACGCTTGGCGGTTGGCCGACTACTGGACGCAAATGGAATTATTCGGTCGATTCGACCACGAAGATCGCGTCCTTCGAGCCGGGGAGTTCGTTGACTTCGCTACATCATTTACCGAAGATTGAACGGCGGACCCTTCGGTTTTCTAGAACTCTAGTAAAAGAATAGAGCTTTCCATGCTGTGAGTCTGGACGGACAACTGAGAGCACGACTTTATTTCACGCGCTTAGTTTTCCACGGGTCTCGATTGAGGAGTCCTGAGGATCCGGCTACGTCCGGTACAGCGAGTGAGATGCGCGATTTTGGCTGGATCGGGGACGGATCTCGGATTCTTCGACGCCAAGGCCCGGTCGTATCCGAAGATCGACCGTTCAGAAGGGGGCCGGAGAACGACGACAGGCCCTGCGGGCAGACGCTCTCTCGCTGCTTCCCGCCGAATATCGTGCCCTCGGGGATGGAGGGGCACCGGTCACGGTAGCCGATGCCGCCTCGCTAGTCGTCGGCCCCCACCCGTTCGAGGAACTCGTCGGGAAGCTGGTCTACTTCTCCGACCTGGACGCGCCAGAGGTCGGCGTAGGTCCCGTCCTCGGCGAGCAGCTCGTCGTGCGTCCCCTCCTCGACCAGCTGTCCGTCGTCGAGGACGAGGATGCGGTCGGCGTCCCGCACCGTCGAGAGCCGGTGGGCGATGACGAAGGTCGTCCGGTCGGCCGTGATCTCCGCCAGGTTCCGCCGGATGAGCACCTCCGTCTCGTTGTCGACGTGACTGGTGGCTTCGTCGAAGACCAACACCGAGGGGTCCCGGACCAGCGCCCGCGCGATCGCGACGCGCTGGCGCTGGCCGCCCGAGAGTTTCACGCCGCGCTGGCCCACGTGTGTCTCGTAGCCGTCCTCCAGATCCGCGACGAACTCGTGGGCGCCGGCCTCTCTCGCCGCCGCGACGACCTCCTCGTGGCTCACCCCTTCCTCGCCGTAGGCGACGTTCTCCGCCACCGTCCCGTCGAAGAGGAACGACTCCTGGTCGACGTAGCCGACGGCCGCCCGGAGGTCCTGTCGCGAAACGTCGGTGACGTCGCGACCGTCGAGGCGGATCACGCCGTCGTCGGGCTCGTAGAAGCGCAACAGGAGCTTGATCAGCGTCGACTTCCCGGCGCCGGTCGAACCGACGATACCGACCGTTTCACCGGGCTCGACGTCGAACGAGACCGAATCGACGACCGCCTCGTCGGTGCCGGGGTAGGAGAAGGTTACGTCCTCGTAGGCCACGTCACCGTCGACCCGTTCGACCGGCTGGGCGTCGGTGTCCTCTGTGACGCGGTCGTCGGCGTTGCGCACACCGACGATACGCGCGGCCGACGAGTTCACCCACTGATAGATGCCGACGAGCGCCGAGAGGAACTCGATGCCACCCTCCATGTTCCGCATGTAGAACAGGAACGGCACGAGTTGACCGACCGTGAGCGTTCCCGTGAAAAACAGCGGCGGGCCGTCGATGACCCACAGGCCGCCGACTATCATCACGACGACGAGCACGAGGCCGGTCACGCCCTGTACGAGCGGGGTCTGCTGGATCCGCTTGCGTGTGCCGGTCCAGGATTTGTCTCGGAGATCTCCGGAGCGCCCCGTGAACCGCTCCCGCTCGACGCCCTCCGCGGCGTTGGCCTTCACCACGTCCATCCCGCCGAGCGTGGACTCCATCCGGGCGTTGAGTCGCCCCTCGGCGCGCTGGATCGGCGGATAGAGATCGCTCAGCGCCCGCGAGAAGTGGATGTTGATGGCAGCCAGGATGGGGAGCAGCAGGAACACGACGGCCGTGAGTTGCCAGTTCAGGTAGGCCATAAAGGCCAGCGCGCTGAGGAGGGTGACCGACGTGCCCACCGCCCAGCGTGCGCTCTTCGACAGCCCGCGTTCCAGCGTGTTCACGTCGTCGTTGAGCGCGCTCATCACGTCGCCGGTCTGGTGCGTGTCGAAGAACGCGAGCTCCTGGTGCTGTGCGGAATCGAACGTCTGGACGCGGACGTCGTCGACGACGCGCTGGCCGAACAGCTCCCAGAGGACGTTCTTGCCGATAGCCACGAAGACGCCCACGGTACCGCTGACGGTCAAGAAGCCGCCGACGAACCAGAGTTGCCCCTCGGTGCTCGTGGGCACCCACGTGTCGGGCACGAGCGGGACCGTCAGCGGCTGGGAACTGAACACGCTGTCGAAGCCGACGCCGATGACGTACACCGAGAGGTTGCTGTTCACCGCCGCGACGATCGTCAACAACACGGCCGCGGCGAACAACCCCAGATGGTGGCGGCCGGCGTGCCGGATGACGTAGAAGAAGGGGTACTCCACGTCGGACTCCTCGGCGAGGTCCGGCTCGCTCATCGGCTCACCTCCACGAACTCCTCGGAGACGGCGTCGATGTCCCCGACTTGCACCTTCCAGAGGTCGGCGTAGCGGTCGTCCCGTTCGAGGAGTTCCTCGTGGGTGCCTTCGGCCGCGATGGCGCCGTCGTCGACGACGAGGATCCGGTCCGCGTCCCGAACCGTCGAGAGCCGGTGGGCGATGGCGAACGTCGTGCGCTCGCCGGCCATCGATTCGAGCGAGCGCTGTATCTGCACTTCCGTCTCGTTGTCGACGTGGCTGGTCGCCTCGTCGAGGACGAGGAGTTTCGGTTCGCGCAACAGGGCTCGCGCGATGGCGACACGCTGGCGCTGCCCGCCGGAGAGCTTCACGCCGCGCTCGCCGACCGCCGTGTCGTACCCCTCCGGGAGTCGCGCGACGAACTCGTGTGCGCCCGCGAGCGTCGCCGCGCGGACGATTCCGTCGGCCGGTTCGTCCGTATCGAAGCGGTCCTCGGCGGCGTACGCGATGTTCTCGGCGATCGTCCCGTCGAACAGCTGCGGGTCCTGCGAGACGTAGCCCAGCTGCCGGCGCAGGCTCCGCAGGCTCACGTCCTGGACGTCTTGCCCGTCGATTCGGATCGTTCCGCTGTCGGGCTCGTAGAAGCGAAAGAGGAGCTTGACGAGCGTCGACTTGCCGGCGCCAGTGGAGCCGACGACGCCGACGAGTTCGCCCGGTTCGGCCGTGAACGAGACGTTTTCGACGGTGGACTCGTCGGCGCCCTCGTAGGCGAAAGTCACGTCGTCGAACTCGACGCGGCCCTCGGTGACTGTCAGTTCGT
This DNA window, taken from Halosimplex litoreum, encodes the following:
- a CDS encoding ABC transporter ATP-binding protein, translated to MSEPDLAEESDVEYPFFYVIRHAGRHHLGLFAAAVLLTIVAAVNSNLSVYVIGVGFDSVFSSQPLTVPLVPDTWVPTSTEGQLWFVGGFLTVSGTVGVFVAIGKNVLWELFGQRVVDDVRVQTFDSAQHQELAFFDTHQTGDVMSALNDDVNTLERGLSKSARWAVGTSVTLLSALAFMAYLNWQLTAVVFLLLPILAAINIHFSRALSDLYPPIQRAEGRLNARMESTLGGMDVVKANAAEGVERERFTGRSGDLRDKSWTGTRKRIQQTPLVQGVTGLVLVVVMIVGGLWVIDGPPLFFTGTLTVGQLVPFLFYMRNMEGGIEFLSALVGIYQWVNSSAARIVGVRNADDRVTEDTDAQPVERVDGDVAYEDVTFSYPGTDEAVVDSVSFDVEPGETVGIVGSTGAGKSTLIKLLLRFYEPDDGVIRLDGRDVTDVSRQDLRAAVGYVDQESFLFDGTVAENVAYGEEGVSHEEVVAAAREAGAHEFVADLEDGYETHVGQRGVKLSGGQRQRVAIARALVRDPSVLVFDEATSHVDNETEVLIRRNLAEITADRTTFVIAHRLSTVRDADRILVLDDGQLVEEGTHDELLAEDGTYADLWRVQVGEVDQLPDEFLERVGADD